The Camelus dromedarius isolate mCamDro1 chromosome 8, mCamDro1.pat, whole genome shotgun sequence genome includes a window with the following:
- the ITPRIP gene encoding inositol 1,4,5-trisphosphate receptor-interacting protein isoform X1, protein MSQTTGVGQPCRGDSFGPRQRKAAAMALGLFRVCLVVVTAIINHPLLFPRENATVPENEEEIIRQMQAHQEKLQLEQLRLEEEVARLAAEKEALERVAEEGQQQNESRAAWDLWSTLCMILFLVIEVWRQDHQDGPSPECLGTDEDELPGLEGAPLRGLTLPNKATLEHFYEHCIRGATADAARTREFVEGFVDDLLEALRSLCSRDSDMEVEDFIGVDSMYENWQVNKPLLCNLFVPFMPPEPYHFHPELWCSSRSVPLDRQGYGQIKVVRADEDTLSCICGKTKLGEDMLCLLHGKNNVAQPSSEAGDPLCAQDSPYLDTMRVMKWFQTALTRAWHRIAHKYEFDLAFGQLDTPGSLKIRFRSGKFMPFNLIPVIQCDDSDLYFVSHLPRESCLGTSASSTDWLLSFAVYERHFLRMTSKALPEGACHLSCLQIASFLLSKQSCLTGPSGLSNYHLKTALLHLLLARRPADWKAGQLDARLHELLRFLEKSLLEKKLHHFFIGNRKVPEATGLPEAMRRAEPLNLFRPFVLQRSLYRKTVDSFYEMLKNAPALISEYSLHIPSDHSSLPPKAVIL, encoded by the exons ATGTCTCAGACTACAGGTGTGGGGCAGCCTTGTAGAGGTGACAGCTTTGGGCCAAGGCAGAG GAAAGCTGCTGCCATGGCGCTGGGGCTCTTCCGGGTGTGCCTGGTGGTGGTGACGGCCATCATCAACCACCCGCTGCTGTTCCCGCGAGAGAACGCCACAGTCCCCGAGAACGAGGAGGAGATCATCCGCCAGATGCAGGCGCACCAGGAGAAGCTGCAGCTGGAGCAGCTgcgcctggaggaggaggtggcgcGGCTGGCGGCCGAGAAGGAGGCGCTGGAGCGGGTGGCGGAGGAGGGCCAGCAGCAGAACGAAAGCCGTGCCGCCTGGGACCTGTGGAGCACCCTCTGCATGATCCTCTTCCTGGTGATAGAGGTGTGGCGGCAGGACCACCAGGACGGACCCTCACCCGAGTGCCTGGGCACAGATGAGGATGAGCTGCCCGGCCTGGAGGGCGCCCCGCTCCGGGGCCTCACCCTGCCCAACAAGGCCACGCTCGAACACTTTTACGAGCATTGCATCCGAGGGGCCACAGCTGACGCCGCCCGCACCCGGGAGTTTGTGGAAGGCTTCGTGGATGACTTGCTGGAAGCCCTGAGGAGCCTGTGCAGCCGGGACTCAGACATGGAGGTGGAGGACTTCATCGGCGTGGACAGCATGTATGAGAACTGGCAGGTCAACAAGCCACTGCTGTGCAACCTCTTTGTGCCCTTCATGCCCCCGGAGCCCTACCACTTCCACCCAGAGCTCTGGTGCTCCAGCCGCTCCGTGCCCTTGGATCGCCAGGGCTATGGCCAGATCAAGGTCGTCCGGGCCGACGAGGACACGCTGAGCTGTATCTGCGGCAAGACCAAGCTTGGGGAGGACATGTTGTGTCTCCTTCACGGCAAGAACAATGTGGCACAGCCCAGCAGTGAGGCAGGAGACCCCCTGTGCGCCCAAGACTCCCCTTACCTGGACACGATGCGAGTCATGAAGTGGTTCCAGACGGCCCTCACCAGAGCCTGGCACCGCATCGCCCACAAGTATGAGTTCGACCTGGCCTTTGGCCAGCTAGACACCCCAGGGTCCCTCAAGATCAGGTTCCGCTCAGGGAAGTTCATGCCCTTCAACCTGATTCCTGTGATCCAATGTGATGACTCCGACCTGTACTTTGTCTCTCACCTTCCCCGGGAGTCTTGCCTCGGGACCTCGGCATCGAGCACCGATTGGCTCCTGTCCTTTGCTGTCTACGAGCGCCACTTCCTCAGGATGACATCGAAGGCGCTGCCGGAGGGCGCCTGCCACCTCAGCTGCTTGCAGATTGCCTCCTTCTTGCTCTCCAAGCAGAGCTGCCTGACCGGCCCCAGCGGGCTGAGCAACTACCACCTGAAGACCGCCCTACTGCACCTCCTGCTCGCCCGGCGGCCCGCCGACTGGAAGGCTGGGCAGCTTGATGCACGTCTGCACGAGCTGCTCCGCTTTCTGGAGAAAAGCCTTCTGGAGAAGAAGCTCCATCACTTCTTCATCGGCAACCGCAAGGTGCCCGAGGCCACGGGGCTCCCTGAGGCCATGCGCAGGGCCGAGCCTCTTAACCTCTTCCGGCCCTTCGTCCTGCAGCGAAGTCTCTACCGAAAGACGGTAGACTCCTTCTATGAGATGCTCAAGAATGCCCCAGCACTCATTAGCGAGTACTCCCTCCATATCCCCTCAGACCACTCTAGCCTGCCCCCAAAAGCTGTCATCTTGTAG
- the ITPRIP gene encoding inositol 1,4,5-trisphosphate receptor-interacting protein isoform X2 encodes MALGLFRVCLVVVTAIINHPLLFPRENATVPENEEEIIRQMQAHQEKLQLEQLRLEEEVARLAAEKEALERVAEEGQQQNESRAAWDLWSTLCMILFLVIEVWRQDHQDGPSPECLGTDEDELPGLEGAPLRGLTLPNKATLEHFYEHCIRGATADAARTREFVEGFVDDLLEALRSLCSRDSDMEVEDFIGVDSMYENWQVNKPLLCNLFVPFMPPEPYHFHPELWCSSRSVPLDRQGYGQIKVVRADEDTLSCICGKTKLGEDMLCLLHGKNNVAQPSSEAGDPLCAQDSPYLDTMRVMKWFQTALTRAWHRIAHKYEFDLAFGQLDTPGSLKIRFRSGKFMPFNLIPVIQCDDSDLYFVSHLPRESCLGTSASSTDWLLSFAVYERHFLRMTSKALPEGACHLSCLQIASFLLSKQSCLTGPSGLSNYHLKTALLHLLLARRPADWKAGQLDARLHELLRFLEKSLLEKKLHHFFIGNRKVPEATGLPEAMRRAEPLNLFRPFVLQRSLYRKTVDSFYEMLKNAPALISEYSLHIPSDHSSLPPKAVIL; translated from the coding sequence ATGGCGCTGGGGCTCTTCCGGGTGTGCCTGGTGGTGGTGACGGCCATCATCAACCACCCGCTGCTGTTCCCGCGAGAGAACGCCACAGTCCCCGAGAACGAGGAGGAGATCATCCGCCAGATGCAGGCGCACCAGGAGAAGCTGCAGCTGGAGCAGCTgcgcctggaggaggaggtggcgcGGCTGGCGGCCGAGAAGGAGGCGCTGGAGCGGGTGGCGGAGGAGGGCCAGCAGCAGAACGAAAGCCGTGCCGCCTGGGACCTGTGGAGCACCCTCTGCATGATCCTCTTCCTGGTGATAGAGGTGTGGCGGCAGGACCACCAGGACGGACCCTCACCCGAGTGCCTGGGCACAGATGAGGATGAGCTGCCCGGCCTGGAGGGCGCCCCGCTCCGGGGCCTCACCCTGCCCAACAAGGCCACGCTCGAACACTTTTACGAGCATTGCATCCGAGGGGCCACAGCTGACGCCGCCCGCACCCGGGAGTTTGTGGAAGGCTTCGTGGATGACTTGCTGGAAGCCCTGAGGAGCCTGTGCAGCCGGGACTCAGACATGGAGGTGGAGGACTTCATCGGCGTGGACAGCATGTATGAGAACTGGCAGGTCAACAAGCCACTGCTGTGCAACCTCTTTGTGCCCTTCATGCCCCCGGAGCCCTACCACTTCCACCCAGAGCTCTGGTGCTCCAGCCGCTCCGTGCCCTTGGATCGCCAGGGCTATGGCCAGATCAAGGTCGTCCGGGCCGACGAGGACACGCTGAGCTGTATCTGCGGCAAGACCAAGCTTGGGGAGGACATGTTGTGTCTCCTTCACGGCAAGAACAATGTGGCACAGCCCAGCAGTGAGGCAGGAGACCCCCTGTGCGCCCAAGACTCCCCTTACCTGGACACGATGCGAGTCATGAAGTGGTTCCAGACGGCCCTCACCAGAGCCTGGCACCGCATCGCCCACAAGTATGAGTTCGACCTGGCCTTTGGCCAGCTAGACACCCCAGGGTCCCTCAAGATCAGGTTCCGCTCAGGGAAGTTCATGCCCTTCAACCTGATTCCTGTGATCCAATGTGATGACTCCGACCTGTACTTTGTCTCTCACCTTCCCCGGGAGTCTTGCCTCGGGACCTCGGCATCGAGCACCGATTGGCTCCTGTCCTTTGCTGTCTACGAGCGCCACTTCCTCAGGATGACATCGAAGGCGCTGCCGGAGGGCGCCTGCCACCTCAGCTGCTTGCAGATTGCCTCCTTCTTGCTCTCCAAGCAGAGCTGCCTGACCGGCCCCAGCGGGCTGAGCAACTACCACCTGAAGACCGCCCTACTGCACCTCCTGCTCGCCCGGCGGCCCGCCGACTGGAAGGCTGGGCAGCTTGATGCACGTCTGCACGAGCTGCTCCGCTTTCTGGAGAAAAGCCTTCTGGAGAAGAAGCTCCATCACTTCTTCATCGGCAACCGCAAGGTGCCCGAGGCCACGGGGCTCCCTGAGGCCATGCGCAGGGCCGAGCCTCTTAACCTCTTCCGGCCCTTCGTCCTGCAGCGAAGTCTCTACCGAAAGACGGTAGACTCCTTCTATGAGATGCTCAAGAATGCCCCAGCACTCATTAGCGAGTACTCCCTCCATATCCCCTCAGACCACTCTAGCCTGCCCCCAAAAGCTGTCATCTTGTAG